One segment of Thermosipho atlanticus DSM 15807 DNA contains the following:
- a CDS encoding patatin-like phospholipase domain-containing protein codes for MILAIGGNSVLYFSLPAFFKACEKFGLEFDEIHCTGFSCIPAYFYLKTNSSNRSYAYTRTIYDETLKTFHFAYGFNFTNIIEQILALYKASKTLNGFKNQRTLIKYVTKYFPDEKITKKLKIHAFNLNTFNDEILEDDNLQDAMIKTLSFPIEYSPYNGFVSGSWVYGVPEGDFVILINKKFDVNLKNAIDYMVYSTYARTNEIMRKRFNNAKYKLKITTSSLNPFNLSTKLYEISEKYIGGIL; via the coding sequence AGCGTGCGAAAAATTCGGATTAGAATTTGATGAAATACACTGTACGGGATTTTCTTGTATACCTGCTTATTTTTATTTAAAAACCAATTCATCAAACCGAAGTTATGCTTATACTCGTACAATATATGATGAAACTTTAAAAACCTTTCATTTCGCATATGGTTTCAACTTTACGAATATTATTGAACAAATTCTTGCTCTTTATAAAGCTTCAAAAACTCTTAATGGCTTCAAAAATCAAAGAACACTAATAAAATATGTAACAAAATATTTTCCTGATGAGAAAATAACAAAAAAATTAAAAATTCACGCTTTTAATTTAAATACATTTAATGACGAAATACTTGAAGATGATAATCTTCAAGATGCAATGATTAAAACTTTATCTTTTCCTATAGAATATTCTCCTTATAATGGCTTCGTTTCTGGTTCATGGGTCTATGGTGTTCCTGAAGGTGATTTTGTAATTCTCATTAACAAAAAATTTGATGTTAATTTAAAAAATGCAATTGATTATATGGTATATTCTACTTATGCAAGAACCAATGAAATCATGAGAAAACGATTTAACAATGCAAAATATAAACTTAAAATAACTACAAGTAGTCTAAATCCTTTTAATTTATCAACAAAATTATACGAAATTTCCGAAAAATACATTGGAGGTATATTATGA